One part of the Ornithodoros turicata isolate Travis chromosome 2, ASM3712646v1, whole genome shotgun sequence genome encodes these proteins:
- the LOC135384301 gene encoding uncharacterized protein LOC135384301: MSSSSGTRCNVPGCKKSSGANPELTFHGAKGRDTERKWEAAIAGSLPVVAEELHVRHVCSSHFADEAYVESDLLQFRMGLSAKRKRLKPDAVPTLFDEQMETTDVPDEQVERSGLMESASGAYAGVSASTSGASGSSVLQHMTATSSEDVLVLDELPLQPLVPYQTVSQYGFLYTLVPQKQRLKGGKTANKKTQTAVPTATLATQTGILMPSRGTQTAVTFPPTGALSFTSSQVAAECPETSGDKGAAVSLAEALLPHDDAAQLCVVPLEHASLSTSPPGGRTSTPVPVDLDTTDVSTWYGQYFLFQHVFSFVVISGNFVWIGVHKNDTVALSQQR; this comes from the exons AtgtcttcgagttctggaacACGTTGTAATGTTCCTGGCTGTAAAAAATCGTCTGGTGCGAACCCAGAATTGACATTTCACGGGGCCAAGGGCAGAGACACGGAACGAAAGTGGGAAGCAGCAATCGCCGGCAGTCTTCCTGTCGTGGCAGAGGAACTGCATGTTCGGCACGTTTGTTCCTCGCATTTTGCCGACGAGGCGTACGTGGAATCGGACTTATTGCAATTCCGTATGGGACTGTCAGCCAAACGAAAGAGACTAAAGCCCGATGCTGTGCCCACATTGTTCGATGAGCAAATGGAAACCACCGACGTGCCGGATGAGCAG GTGGAGAGAAGCGGCTTGATGGAATCTGCTTCAGGTG CGTATGCAGGAGTATCAGCCTCTACAAGTGGTGCAAGTGGGAGTTCAGTTCTGCAGCACATGACAGCCACATCATCAGAGGATG TTCTCGTCCTGGATGAACTGCCCCTTCAGCCTTTGGTTCCATACCAGACTGTCAGCCAATATGGCTTTTTGTACACTTTGGTGCCACAGAAACAACGCTTGAAGGGTGGAAAGACGGCAAATAAGAAAACACAGACAGCTGTTCCCACTGCAACACTTG CCACTCAAACAGGCATCCTCATGCCAAGCAGGGGAACTCAGACAGCTGTAACCTTCCCACCCACTGGTGCACTCTCCTTTACATCCTCACAAGTTGCAGCAGAGTGTCCAGAAACCAGTGGAGACAAAGGCGCAGCTGTTTCTTTAGCAGAGGCTTTGCTGCCACATGATGACGCAGCACAGCTTTGTGTTGTCCCACTGGAGCATGCTAGCCTTTCGACGTCACCGCCTGGTGGCCGTACCTCTACTCCAGTGCCTGTGGACTTAGACACGACGGATGTGTCCACATGGTATGGGcagtattttctttttcaacaTGTATTCAGCTTTGTTGTTATTTCTGGGAACTTTGTTTGGATTGGTGTACATAAAAATGACACTGTGGCATTGTCTCAGCAGAGATGA